One region of Eupeodes corollae chromosome 1, idEupCoro1.1, whole genome shotgun sequence genomic DNA includes:
- the LOC129950422 gene encoding uncharacterized protein LOC129950422 produces the protein MKCLERRLDGDPDLKDNVHRQINEYEVKGYIRKLSQEELNQHHDRVWYLPIFPVRNPNKPEKVRLVWDAAAKVEGVSLNTLLMKGIDWNASLLGVLIRSRQNKVCIFGDIKEMFHQVQIPAKDQQVLRFLWRSNTNEEPDTYVMQVMTFGATCSPSCAQYIKNCNALKYEEEFPKAVKIILESHYVDDFLESVDTEMEAIQLARDVTTVHAKASFEIRNWKSNSLTVMKALNAQPTDDYSDLNPSVDPALEKVLGMWWSQRSDEYTFSLRFNKGNQQVLNGEHRPTKRDILRILMSIYDPLGQIAHFLVYLKILLQDIWRSRVDWNVPVTDDHFESWKIWLKVLPQVERCRIPRCLLKNLPNWLGTTVQLHVFMDASEQACATVAYIRISSENHIECSLLGAKTKVAPIKLRSVPRLELGAAVMGCRFAKKLTDEMSITVNKIFFWSDSKTVLSWINGNPHRYNKFVAFRVAEVQDNDQGGSWRYIQSKFNVADDATKWTRPPTLDPSERWFQGPSFLMDIEANWPKNIPTTNGTGEELVCSHQALQPWINISRFSSWQRLLRTTAYVYRYLNIKLKLQPDIPSTGILSCEELRKAETILFRIAQRDVYSEEFSSLKKQNKIPNKPIRVPASSSIKRLSPYLDDEQQLLRVKGRLDAAPCININTKRPIILPRDHAITKLLVQRVHEDFQHANNECVVNQLRQRYVIPKLRQQLKCVIKVCQWCKINKAKPSTPEMAPLPPARLSLYCNPFMFTGVDYFGPLMVTEGRRQEKRWGVLFTCLTTRAVHVEVAHKLDSDSFILCFQDFIHRRGSPQEIYCDRGTNFVGAEKMLRRELEAIDPNIIAKRFISPTTKWVFNPPASPRMGGAWERLVRSFKKALYFSLPTKTPTDQLLRSCLVAAEGMINSRPLTYMPLNDELEEALTPNHFLRLDSGGAQPIAQINDSPKTLRYTYQYKERFANKCWDRFIQEYAPELTLRTKWYNPVEPLKIGDLVIIVDKDLPRNNYPKGKVISVKASSDGQVRSATIQTIHGVFERPTIKLAKLEIGSSDVSTTSQPGIVKLGRTVKKNESGITELEDKRNTENKKEHLKKRDN, from the coding sequence ATGAAGTGTCTGGAGAGACGTCTCGATGGTGATCCTGATCTGAAAGACAACGTGCATCGACAAATCAACGAATACGAAGTGAAGGGTTACATCCGAAAGCTGTCACAAGAAGAATTGAACCAACATCACGACAGAGTCTGGTATCTACCGATTTTCCCGGTGCGAAATCCAAACAAACCGGAGAAAGTTCGACTGGTGTGGGACGCGGCCGCGAAGGTGGAAGGAGTTTCGCTTAATACGCTATTGATGAAAGGAATCGACTGGAACGCATCGCTCCTGGGTGTCCTCATACGAAGCCGACAAAACAAGGTATGTATCTTTggtgatattaaagaaatgtTCCACCAGGTACAAATTCCTGCGAAAGACCAACAAGTACTACGGTTTCTTTGGAGAAGTAACACTAATGAAGAACCGGACACTTACGTGATGCAAGTGATGACTTTCGGCGCGACTTGCTCTCCCAGCTGCGCACAGTATATAAAAAACTGCAATGCTTTGAAATATGAAGAAGAGTTTCCGAAGGctgttaaaatcattttagaaAGCCATTACGTGGACGATTTCTTGGAAAGTGTTGACACCGAAATGGAAGCAATTCAGCTGGCAAGAGACGTCACAACTGTTCATGCGAAAGCCAGTTTTGAAATCAGAAACTGGAAATCTAATTCCTTGACTGTCATGAAAGCTCTAAATGCACAGCCTACTGATGATTATTCTGATTTAAACCCGAGTGTCGATCCTGCGTTAGAAAAGGTTCTAGGAATGTGGTGGTCTCAGCGAAGTGATGAATATACATTCTCTCTACGATTCAACAAGGGGAACCAACAAGTACTGAACGGTGAACACCGACCAACGAAAAGAGACATTCTGCGAATCCTCATGTCCATATATGATCCGCTTGGGCAGATAGCTCATTTTTTGGTTTATCTCAAGATCTTGTTGCAAGACATATGGCGTAGTCGTGTTGATTGGAATGTTCCGGTAACTGATGACCACTTTGAATCATGGAAGATATGGCTGAAGGTTCTTCCTCAAGTTGAAAGGTGTCGCATTCCAAGATGTCTATTGAAGAATTTACCAAACTGGCTTGGAACAACTGTGCAATTACACGTTTTCATGGACGCAAGTGAACAAGCATGTGCCACTGTAGCGTACATCAGAATTAGTTCAGAAAATCACATCGAATGTTCGCTATTAGGGGCGAAGACAAAGGTCGCGCCGATTAAGCTCCGCTCGGTTCCAAGATTGGAACTGGGTGCTGCAGTTATGGGATGCAGATTTGCCAAAAAGCTCACCGATGAAATGTCCATAACAgtgaacaaaatattcttttggaGCGATTCGAAGACAGTACTAAGTTGGATAAATGGAAATCCCCATCGCTATAACAAGTTCGTAGCGTTCCGAGTAGCCGAAGTACAAGACAACGACCAAGGTGGAAGCTGGCGGTACATTCAATCAAAATTCAATGTTGCCGATGACGCCACTAAGTGGACAAGACCACCAACGCTGGACCCTTCCGAACGATGGTTTCAAGGCCCAAGTTTTTTGATGGACATAGAAGCCAACTGGCCAAAGAACATACCAACAACAAATGGAACTGGCGAAGAACTTGTATGCAGTCATCAAGCACTTCAACCGTGGATCAACATAAGTCGTTTTTCAAGCTGGCAAAGACTTTTGAGAACTACAGCGTACGTCTATCGATACTTAAATATCAAACTTAAATTACAACCGGACATACCTAGTACTGGCATTTTATCTTGCGAAGAATTACGAAAGGCTGAAACTATTCTATTCCGTATTGCTCAGAGGGACGTTTATTCTGAAGAATTTTCATCACTCAAGAAACAAAACAAGATACCAAATAAACCAATTCGAGTTCCTGCTTCAAGCTCAATCAAGAGGCTCTCACCATATCTAGATGATGAACAACAACTACTTCGAGTAAAGGGAAGATTGGACGCGGCCCCATGTATCAACATCAACACAAAGAGACCAATCATATTGCCGAGGGATCATGCGATTACGAAGCTACTGGTTCAACGAGTCCACGAAGACTTTCAGCACGCCAATAACGAATGTGTAGTCAACCAATTGAGACAAAGGTACGTAATCCCTAAGTTAAGACAACAATTAAAGTGTGTTATCAAAGTGTGCCAATGGTGTAAGATCAATAAAGCAAAACCGAGCACACCTGAAATGGCCCCTCTTCCTCCAGCAAGATTATCGCTGTATTGTAATCCGTTCATGTTCACTGGAGTAGATTACTTTGGGCCCCTCATGGTAACAGAAGGACGACGTCAAGAAAAGAGGTGGGGTGTTTTATTTACCTGCCTCACTACTAGAGCCGTACACGTTGAGGTAGCCCACAAGTTAGATTCTGATAGCTTCATACTATGCTTCCAAGATTTTATACATAGAAGAGGGTCTCCACAAGAAATCTATTGCGATCGAGGAACCAATTTTGTTGGGGCAGAGAAGATGCTACGACGTGAACTTGAGGCAATAGATCCAAACATCATAGCGAAGCGATTCATCAGTCCGACAACAAAATGGGTCTTCAACCCACCAGCGTCGCCCCGTATGGGAGGAGCGTGGGAACGTTTAGTTCGCTCATTCAAAAAAGCCTTATACTTTTCATTGCCAACAAAAACGCCGACTGACCAGCTGTTGAGAAGCTGCTTGGTAGCAGCTGAAGGTATGATTAACTCCAGGCCACTCACATATATGCCTTTGAACGATGAACTAGAAGAAGCCTTGACTCCAAACCATTTCTTGAGGCTGGATTCTGGAGGAGCCCAACCAATCGCACAAATCAACGATAGCCCTAAAACACTGCGATACACATATCAATACAAGGAGCGATTTGCAAACAAATGCTGGGATCGATTCATACAAGAGTATGCACCTGAGTTGACTCTGAGAACAAAATGGTATAATCCGGTGGAACCATTGAAGATAGGCGACCTCGTCATCATCGTCGACAAAGACCTCCCTCGGAACAATTATCCAAAGGGAAAGGTGATCTCCGTTAAAGCTTCTTCCGATGGACAGGTACGCAGTGCAACGATTCAGACCATCCACGGAGTTTTTGAACGACCAACAATAAAATTAGCGAAGCTGGAAATCGGTAGTAGTGATGTTTCAACAACTTCCCAACCGGGAATTGTCAAACTGGGGAGAActgttaagaaaaatgaaagtgGCATCACTGAACTTGAAGACAAACGAAATACAGAAAACAAGAAAGAACATTTAAAGAAGAGAGACAACTAA